The Chamaesiphon minutus PCC 6605 DNA window TCCGATTTAGCTAATGCGATCGAAGATTATGTGACTGGTAAATTCCCCGTTGCGATCGACTCAGTTTGGAGTGACGATCGCCTTTACGATTTTTTCAATCGCACCTATCATGCCAAAGATCGATTTGGCAAAGTTGTTTATCGCTATAACTAAACGAGCACAGAGATGAAAATTCAACTTATCGGTCATGCTTCTTTGTTTGTAGAAACTCAAGATTGTCGAGTCTTAATGGATCCGGTCTTTGGTGATACTTTTTGCGATGGTCTCAACGCGACATGTCCCCAACGCGAAGTATTTGCCGAAAAAATCCCCGAATTTGATTTCCTCATAATTTCGCATCAACACCTCGATCATTTCGATCTACCGACACTAGCATCGCTACCTAATAAAAAAGTCGATGTGCTGATTCCCCAAGATCGAGCGATCGAAAAATGTCTGCGCCAACTCGGCTATTCACGAATTTATCCCGTCCGCGATTTTCAGAAAATTAAAGTCGGCTCGACTAAAATGATTCCCACCCGATCGGAAATTCCCGTACCAGAGTATGGAATGATTTTTGCCGACGACAGCGGGGTGTTTTGGAATGCGGTAGACACCTTATTTGCCCCCCAAACAATTCAACGGATTCGCGCTGAATATCCTCAAATCGACCTATTATTAACGCCTTGGCATATCAGCCTCGAAGGAAAATATCAATACAATCATAATATTTCTTTTCCTTTTTCGCTCTATAGTTATTTATTTTATTTAATTGGTTTAGTCGGAGCCAAAGCCGTCGTGCCAGGGGCGCAAGGCTTTAAATATATCAACGAATCAGCTTGGCAAAATCAAGTGGTTTTCCCGACTACCAGAGAGCGATTTTGTCACGATCTCAAGCTGGCATTTCCGGAGATTGCGGATAATATTTTAACCTTCGATCCGGGCGATACACTGACGATCGATCGCGACAATCTGCAACTAGATCGCGACAACTGCGAGTTTGCCAGAACCATTGTTGACGATCGAGCATGTTTGGATTTTATACCTACCAAAATCGGCGTACCTCTAATCGACACTAATGTTGAAAATCATCCCCTGCCATTTCTGACAGAGCAGATCGAGCGACAAATAGAAGTAGAACTACCACAGTTTATTACCACTTATCAAAATTCGGTATTTCTAGAACATCGTCATTGGCAGGTAATTTATCAATTAGAAGTAATTTTTCCCGATCGCACTCAAATCTGGTCGATCGATTTTTCTCAACCCAATATTACTGCCGTTAAAGGACGCAATCCGCTGGCTAATCTGTTTACGAGTATTAGTGCATCTTGTTTGTATGCCTTAATGGAAAAACAGCGCGATTGGGACTATTTAGTCTGTAGTGGTGAGTATCGCACCTTCCATAAAATTTATGCAGTCGCGCGTCACGGTATTGTTGCTGCTGAAAATTCCGTACCCAAAGATCCTTTGGAATTAAGATTTCCTTCAGTTTTTATCGCTGGCAAACATCTCGATCGAGAGTTATCCAAATTAGTAGATCCGCACCAAGCATCATTGCCAGCCGATGAGGATGACAATCCGATGATTGCCGTTGGCAATATTCTGCTCAAGTCTCAAAAGGCGCGTCACCAGCAAGCCGATGCCAACGAATTAGTCAAACAATAAATAGGTTGTTTCAACCATGTTAGTAGAAGACTTTGATTTTGAAAAAATAATTTCGCCAATTTCTTTAGATACCTTTATTACCGATTACTGGGAGCAAAAGCCATTACTTATTGCTAGAGAGCATCCTACTTATTATCAAGAACTATTCTCCAAGCAGGCTTTGGATTCTGTGTTGTTCTTCTCAACTCCCAAACCACCCCAACTGAGAGTTATTAAAAACCAACAAGAAGTTTTTCCCGATAAATATATCAAGCAAGATGGACAGCTCAATCTCAATCAATTGTATAAACTTTACGATGAAGGTAACACTTTAGTCGTGAATGGGCTACATCAATTGTGGTTGCCGCTGACCATTTTGTGTCGCAATCTGCAACTAGCTTTCAATCATACCGTCATTGCTAACTGCTACGCCTCACCCAAACAATCCAAGGGCTTGATGCCCCACTACGATACCCACGATGTATTCGTCCTCCAAATCGAAGGTGCCAAGCAGTGGTTCGTACATGAAGCTCCTCAACCCGTACCGTTGCTCCACAGCGATCAACCGATTATTCCCGAGGGCAAACTTGCCGAACCTTTATATAGCATTTATTTAAAAGCTGGGGACTTATTATATATTCCGCGCGGTTTCATTCATCACGCGGCTACCGCAGACTCGGCTTCGTCCCTGCATCTAACTATCGGTTTGTATGCCACTCAGTGGTTCGATCTGTTAATTCAGGCACTAACTCAAGTGAGCTGTCAACGTGCCGAATTTCGCCAAGCCTTACCCTTGGGCTATCTACAGCGATCGGAAATTAGAGCCGACCTCAAGGCGCAATTTCAGTCACTGACTGAAAAGTTCTGTCAAGAGGCCAACTTTGACGCCGCCATCGACATTACGCTCGAAACCTTCATTCGTCAAATGACACCAGTTCCCGACGGTCATTTAAGTCAAGTCGATAATTTAGATAAAGTCACTCTAGAGACGATCGTGGCGAAACGCAAAGGGATGGTTTGTCGGTTAGTCCGCCA harbors:
- a CDS encoding cupin domain-containing protein, with protein sequence MLVEDFDFEKIISPISLDTFITDYWEQKPLLIAREHPTYYQELFSKQALDSVLFFSTPKPPQLRVIKNQQEVFPDKYIKQDGQLNLNQLYKLYDEGNTLVVNGLHQLWLPLTILCRNLQLAFNHTVIANCYASPKQSKGLMPHYDTHDVFVLQIEGAKQWFVHEAPQPVPLLHSDQPIIPEGKLAEPLYSIYLKAGDLLYIPRGFIHHAATADSASSLHLTIGLYATQWFDLLIQALTQVSCQRAEFRQALPLGYLQRSEIRADLKAQFQSLTEKFCQEANFDAAIDITLETFIRQMTPVPDGHLSQVDNLDKVTLETIVAKRKGMVCRLVRQDRFISIQFPGNTIKGESHLQAALTFITDAESSFSVGDLPDNLTDEGKIVLIRRLIRGGLLYQI
- a CDS encoding MBL fold metallo-hydrolase, with the protein product MKIQLIGHASLFVETQDCRVLMDPVFGDTFCDGLNATCPQREVFAEKIPEFDFLIISHQHLDHFDLPTLASLPNKKVDVLIPQDRAIEKCLRQLGYSRIYPVRDFQKIKVGSTKMIPTRSEIPVPEYGMIFADDSGVFWNAVDTLFAPQTIQRIRAEYPQIDLLLTPWHISLEGKYQYNHNISFPFSLYSYLFYLIGLVGAKAVVPGAQGFKYINESAWQNQVVFPTTRERFCHDLKLAFPEIADNILTFDPGDTLTIDRDNLQLDRDNCEFARTIVDDRACLDFIPTKIGVPLIDTNVENHPLPFLTEQIERQIEVELPQFITTYQNSVFLEHRHWQVIYQLEVIFPDRTQIWSIDFSQPNITAVKGRNPLANLFTSISASCLYALMEKQRDWDYLVCSGEYRTFHKIYAVARHGIVAAENSVPKDPLELRFPSVFIAGKHLDRELSKLVDPHQASLPADEDDNPMIAVGNILLKSQKARHQQADANELVKQ